In Terriglobus sp. TAA 43, a single window of DNA contains:
- a CDS encoding Gfo/Idh/MocA family protein: protein MSESLPPIDSSRRDFLRLGTATTVGLALAAQMHAAPVTNAQTMINVPFAKSNARIAIVGLGGRGTSLLKNLVATDAQIVALCDIVESKVRAAQQIASKAGKGTPEIFYGNDHSYEKLMKRTDIDLVIVSTSWVWHAPISIAAMESGKHAAMEVPGVTTIEDCWKVIDTSERTRRHCMILENCCYGYNETLILRMAHAGALGELLYGEGAYLHDLREILFANEGEGLWRREDHTKRDGNLYPTHGLGPIANCMQVQRGDRFHHLVSMSTMQRGLELYRKEHIPSNDPKWKEKYVCGDMNVSMVKTEKGRTITVKHDVVNPRPYSRVNMLTGTKGLFEDYPPRIYVEGQKGGEAYGTLDAWKQYEHPLWSKEGDAARKSGGHGGMDYIMLYRLVQCLKQGLAPDMDVYDCAAWGCIYPLSVQSVARGSAPVDVPDFTRGKWQVRTASQIATSA from the coding sequence ATGTCAGAGTCTTTGCCCCCCATCGATAGCTCGCGCCGCGACTTCCTCCGGCTCGGCACCGCCACCACGGTGGGTCTTGCCCTTGCTGCACAGATGCACGCTGCGCCCGTCACCAATGCGCAAACAATGATCAACGTCCCGTTTGCAAAGAGCAACGCGCGCATCGCCATTGTTGGCCTTGGAGGCCGCGGCACATCGCTGCTGAAAAACCTCGTCGCCACGGATGCACAGATCGTTGCGCTTTGCGACATCGTGGAAAGCAAGGTTCGTGCCGCGCAGCAGATTGCCAGCAAGGCAGGCAAAGGCACGCCAGAAATCTTCTACGGCAATGACCACAGCTACGAAAAACTGATGAAGCGCACGGACATCGACCTGGTCATCGTTTCCACTTCATGGGTCTGGCACGCGCCCATCAGCATCGCCGCCATGGAAAGCGGCAAGCACGCTGCCATGGAAGTTCCCGGTGTCACCACCATCGAAGACTGCTGGAAGGTCATCGACACCTCCGAGCGCACGCGGCGCCACTGCATGATCCTTGAGAACTGCTGTTACGGCTATAACGAAACGCTCATCCTGCGCATGGCGCACGCGGGCGCGCTCGGTGAGTTGCTCTACGGTGAAGGCGCGTATCTGCATGACCTCCGCGAAATTCTCTTCGCCAACGAGGGTGAAGGCCTGTGGCGTCGCGAAGACCACACAAAGCGTGACGGCAACCTGTACCCCACGCATGGTCTCGGACCCATCGCCAACTGCATGCAGGTGCAGCGCGGCGACCGCTTCCACCACTTGGTCAGCATGAGCACCATGCAACGTGGCCTCGAACTTTATCGCAAAGAACACATCCCCTCGAACGATCCCAAGTGGAAAGAGAAGTATGTCTGCGGCGACATGAACGTCTCCATGGTCAAGACGGAAAAGGGACGCACCATCACCGTGAAGCACGATGTGGTGAACCCGCGCCCGTACAGCCGCGTGAACATGCTCACAGGAACCAAGGGTCTGTTCGAAGACTATCCACCACGCATCTACGTGGAAGGCCAAAAAGGTGGCGAAGCCTACGGCACACTCGACGCATGGAAGCAGTACGAACATCCGCTCTGGAGCAAAGAAGGCGACGCCGCCCGCAAATCCGGTGGCCACGGTGGTATGGACTACATCATGCTCTACCGCCTGGTGCAATGTCTGAAGCAGGGCCTCGCACCAGACATGGATGTTTACGATTGCGCGGCGTGGGGCTGCATCTATCCGCTCAGCGTGCAGTCTGTCGCACGCGGCAGCGCGCCGGTCGACGTGCCTGACTTCACGCGAGGCAAGTGGCAGGTACGTACCGCCTCACAAATCGCCACATCCGCGTAA
- a CDS encoding acetamidase/formamidase family protein, with protein MKRFLAATAVLFSVATCGMAQSSYTLEAKPDTVAWGYYSGMAKPALTVHSGDTVTMQTLSTCGPRERMERGGVKPEDIPPYTDAIYKEVKDRGPGGHILTGPVAIAEAEPGDVLEVQILKINLDTNFACNGFSLHRGFLPMEFPFSRSRIIPLDREKMIGHFASGIDIPLHPFFGSMGVAPSGGKIDSAPPFAHAGNMDNKELVAGTTLYIPVAAKGALFEAGDGHAAQGNGEVDITALETYLTGTFRFVVHKKQTLKWPRAETPDYYITMGFSPDLKEATEHALRDMIDFLVETKGMKPEDAYMLASVAVDLDITQLVDGNVGVHAMYPKKIFTATK; from the coding sequence ATGAAGCGTTTTCTTGCTGCTACCGCTGTTCTGTTCAGCGTTGCTACTTGTGGAATGGCGCAGTCGTCCTACACGCTTGAGGCCAAGCCGGACACCGTGGCGTGGGGCTATTACTCCGGTATGGCGAAGCCGGCGCTCACTGTACACAGCGGAGACACGGTCACGATGCAGACGCTCTCCACCTGCGGGCCGCGGGAACGCATGGAACGCGGCGGTGTGAAGCCGGAGGATATTCCACCGTATACGGACGCCATTTACAAAGAGGTGAAGGACCGTGGCCCAGGAGGCCATATTCTCACTGGGCCAGTTGCGATTGCTGAGGCTGAACCGGGAGATGTGCTTGAAGTCCAGATTCTGAAGATCAACCTTGATACAAACTTCGCGTGCAACGGGTTTAGTCTGCACCGCGGCTTTCTTCCCATGGAATTTCCCTTTAGCCGCAGCCGCATCATCCCGCTCGATCGCGAAAAAATGATTGGACACTTTGCTTCTGGCATCGATATTCCGCTTCATCCGTTCTTTGGGAGCATGGGCGTTGCACCATCGGGTGGGAAGATCGACTCTGCCCCACCTTTTGCGCATGCAGGCAATATGGACAACAAGGAGCTGGTGGCTGGCACCACTCTGTATATTCCTGTTGCGGCTAAAGGCGCGTTGTTTGAGGCGGGAGATGGACACGCTGCGCAGGGAAACGGCGAAGTGGACATCACTGCGTTGGAAACCTACCTGACAGGCACCTTCCGATTTGTAGTGCACAAAAAACAGACGCTGAAATGGCCGCGCGCTGAAACGCCCGATTACTACATCACGATGGGATTCAGCCCGGACCTGAAGGAAGCCACGGAACACGCACTGCGTGACATGATCGATTTCCTGGTGGAGACAAAAGGGATGAAGCCGGAAGACGCTTACATGCTTGCGAGCGTTGCTGTCGATCTGGATATCACCCAACTTGTCGACGGGAATGTGGGCGTGCACGCCATGTATCCCAAGAAAATCTTTACCGCTACGAAGTGA